A stretch of the Desulfatibacillum aliphaticivorans DSM 15576 genome encodes the following:
- a CDS encoding FAD-binding oxidoreductase — MAIPLEAKKALEEALGAENISDDPGVIETYSHMNGLGSAASGYWWARPAAVALPGSTEEVQKVVKICNEFGLRFKAHSTGWICCALATSKNCVLLDMRRMDGLEFVEPEGYVITEPYATAGETQVEAMKLGYTPHLVGAGPNASNLASATSMQGTGGNSVRTSMNERNPLAIEWVLPSGEILRLGSVDTPNAGWFCGDGPGPSLRGMMRGAVGNIGGNGVFTKIALKLYPWYGPPYECEGHPPFFKTKEMPLSFVRYVSWDDRDQECDALYRLGETEILDYTNRWSASALMSSLATTNQEYREMKEKGDLHKVFPNGYWTFFFNAASQRQYDYNVKVFEHIIKDTGGVIVDPKDLGDPAYEVAVQNAVRSQWIAKSAYMPTGANTGVPPLTYETIDQCMKFALDETIDVKKEWIATNRVYNDGEDNAYACLDENGHFLHVEHACHADYAEPDAEALGIIFKGYGRALEKNLGAAYMSMPAGWAKRKEYSNYMVAIQRMIDPNRTADSMLTNLAELTGA; from the coding sequence TTGGCAATCCCATTGGAAGCAAAAAAAGCTCTCGAAGAGGCCCTGGGCGCGGAAAACATTTCAGACGACCCGGGCGTCATAGAAACTTACTCCCATATGAACGGCTTGGGCTCGGCGGCCTCGGGCTATTGGTGGGCGCGTCCCGCGGCCGTGGCTCTTCCCGGAAGCACGGAAGAGGTGCAGAAGGTCGTGAAAATCTGCAACGAATTCGGGCTTAGATTCAAGGCGCATTCCACGGGGTGGATCTGTTGCGCTTTGGCCACGTCGAAAAACTGCGTGCTTCTGGACATGCGCCGCATGGACGGCCTGGAGTTTGTGGAGCCGGAAGGCTACGTCATCACCGAACCCTACGCCACCGCGGGCGAAACCCAGGTGGAGGCCATGAAGCTCGGCTACACCCCTCACCTTGTGGGGGCGGGCCCCAACGCCTCCAACCTGGCCAGCGCCACCAGCATGCAGGGCACGGGCGGAAACTCGGTGAGGACCTCCATGAACGAGCGCAACCCCCTGGCCATTGAGTGGGTGCTGCCCTCGGGGGAGATTCTGCGTCTCGGATCGGTGGACACACCCAATGCAGGTTGGTTTTGCGGGGACGGCCCCGGGCCCAGCCTGCGGGGCATGATGCGCGGCGCCGTGGGAAACATCGGCGGCAACGGGGTGTTTACAAAGATCGCCCTCAAACTCTATCCCTGGTACGGACCTCCTTACGAATGCGAAGGCCATCCTCCCTTTTTCAAGACCAAGGAAATGCCTCTCAGCTTCGTGCGCTACGTGTCCTGGGACGACCGGGATCAGGAATGCGACGCCTTGTATAGGCTGGGCGAGACGGAAATCCTGGACTATACCAACCGCTGGTCCGCCTCCGCTCTCATGAGCTCTTTGGCGACCACCAACCAGGAATACCGGGAAATGAAGGAAAAAGGCGATTTGCACAAGGTCTTCCCCAACGGATATTGGACCTTCTTTTTCAACGCCGCCTCCCAACGACAGTACGACTATAACGTCAAGGTGTTCGAACACATCATCAAAGATACCGGCGGAGTTATCGTGGATCCCAAGGATCTGGGCGACCCGGCTTATGAAGTGGCGGTTCAGAACGCGGTGCGGTCTCAGTGGATCGCAAAGTCCGCATACATGCCCACGGGCGCCAACACGGGCGTGCCGCCCCTGACCTACGAAACCATTGACCAATGCATGAAGTTCGCCCTGGACGAAACCATTGACGTGAAAAAAGAATGGATCGCCACAAACAGGGTTTATAACGACGGCGAGGACAACGCCTACGCCTGCCTGGATGAAAACGGCCACTTTCTTCACGTGGAGCACGCCTGCCATGCGGATTACGCTGAGCCGGACGCGGAGGCTCTGGGCATCATCTTCAAAGGATACGGCAGGGCCTTGGAGAAAAATCTGGGCGCCGCCTATATGTCCATGCCCGCGGGCTGGGCCAAGCGGAAGGAATACTCCAATTACATGGTTGCGATTCAACGCATGATCGACCCCAACCGGACGGCGGACTCCATGCTGACCAACCTGGCGGAACTCACGGGGGCTTAA
- a CDS encoding phytoene desaturase family protein: MKNKYDVIVIGSGCGGAAAAALLSSLGNKTLLVEKSRRIGGRTATYEKKGFKLDHGHVLMRSQKGPHGEVLRLAKCKDLIPPFSVCRNWAVKSIIADKPLEIRQNVYSYVLSSKGRQQLGAFGFTPTELANMVRWNLVRRTMPEKKIRRYDHVDMHSYMKNYIDNKYISAFYGGLAVVLFGALDKETSAGESIRMSQAGFKDFLNMGYPVTGEGISAIPKSFIRAAERYGADVELGCPVKNVVVENGKAKGVRINGETIWADSVVSNIGVRETVDKLVGPEHFDSVYVNRIRNLKYSYGGVSLKFALDKWVTPWVWGGVMPDKIENINQDLLDGKVPETLPMMYISPSKLDPALAPPGKQVLSVISGAPISKNGNGDMDWDLVAAKLKKQVEDFFPGIAESTVFCDVSTPKDISKSTGRAYGDAIGVSQTIDQVGMLRPSKVSPIQGLYYVGADVGRGNVASELASESAISLYRRFKKKQNLLNRFISK; encoded by the coding sequence ATGAAAAACAAATACGACGTAATCGTGATAGGCTCCGGGTGCGGCGGCGCGGCGGCGGCTGCGCTTTTAAGCAGCCTGGGGAACAAAACCCTGCTGGTGGAAAAAAGCCGGCGCATCGGAGGGCGCACCGCAACCTACGAAAAGAAGGGATTTAAGCTGGATCACGGGCATGTGCTCATGCGCAGCCAGAAAGGTCCCCACGGCGAGGTCCTGCGCCTTGCCAAGTGCAAGGACCTGATTCCGCCCTTTTCCGTGTGCAGAAACTGGGCGGTCAAGTCCATCATTGCGGACAAGCCCCTGGAAATCAGGCAGAACGTGTATTCCTACGTGCTTAGCTCCAAGGGGCGTCAGCAGTTGGGAGCCTTCGGCTTCACCCCGACGGAGCTTGCCAACATGGTCCGCTGGAACCTTGTCCGCCGCACCATGCCGGAGAAAAAAATCCGCCGGTACGACCATGTGGACATGCATTCCTACATGAAGAACTATATCGACAACAAGTACATCAGCGCTTTTTACGGCGGCCTGGCCGTGGTGCTATTTGGGGCGCTGGACAAGGAAACCTCGGCCGGGGAGTCCATCCGCATGTCCCAGGCCGGATTCAAGGATTTCCTGAATATGGGCTACCCCGTGACCGGCGAGGGAATCAGCGCGATTCCCAAGTCCTTTATCAGGGCGGCCGAACGATACGGCGCGGACGTGGAATTGGGCTGCCCGGTGAAAAACGTGGTCGTTGAAAACGGCAAGGCTAAAGGGGTGCGGATCAACGGCGAGACGATTTGGGCGGACTCCGTGGTCAGCAATATCGGAGTGCGCGAGACCGTGGACAAGCTGGTGGGGCCGGAGCATTTTGACAGCGTGTACGTCAATCGCATCCGGAACCTTAAGTATTCCTACGGCGGCGTAAGCCTCAAGTTCGCCTTGGACAAGTGGGTGACGCCCTGGGTGTGGGGCGGAGTCATGCCGGACAAGATTGAAAATATCAACCAGGATTTGCTGGACGGCAAGGTCCCCGAAACCTTGCCCATGATGTACATTTCGCCCTCCAAGCTGGACCCTGCCCTGGCGCCTCCAGGCAAGCAGGTGCTTTCGGTTATCTCCGGCGCGCCCATCAGCAAGAACGGTAACGGCGATATGGACTGGGACCTGGTGGCTGCCAAGCTGAAAAAGCAGGTGGAGGATTTCTTTCCCGGCATTGCGGAAAGCACGGTTTTCTGCGACGTGTCCACGCCCAAGGACATCTCCAAGTCCACGGGAAGGGCGTACGGCGACGCCATCGGCGTATCCCAGACCATCGACCAGGTGGGGATGCTGCGGCCTTCCAAGGTTTCGCCTATCCAGGGCTTGTATTACGTGGGCGCGGACGTGGGCCGGGGCAACGTGGCCTCGGAGCTGGCGTCCGAAAGCGCCATCTCCCTGTATCGCCGGTTTAAGAAAAAGCAAAACCTGCTTAACAGATTCATCTCTAAATAA
- a CDS encoding electron transfer flavoprotein subunit alpha/FixB family protein, with amino-acid sequence MGTVLALMELSRDREVLPSSLEALAVGKMIAEKVGLKLAALVMGGGIEQAAESLRAFPTDEVLVVDQPLLEVYQPELYTQAVEQVCSEIKPDYLVMGETFQSIDLAPRLAFALDSGLVTGCVDLEFDSGETLFIKPVYSGNVMAAYAVEGVPRLATFRSKSFEPAKPGESAPSPVRSLAISLDQSSVKIQAVEQVLSGNGHAQGLENAEIVVSGGRGLGGPEGFEILRELADQLGGALGASRPPCDLGWIEPSAQVGITGAIVAPDLYVAVGISGSTQHVGGMEGAKTIVAINDKEDAPIFKIADYGVAGDYKEVLPQLLEGLGRSK; translated from the coding sequence ATGGGTACGGTGCTGGCGCTGATGGAGTTGTCCCGGGACAGGGAGGTTTTGCCTTCGTCTTTGGAAGCTCTGGCTGTAGGAAAGATGATCGCTGAAAAGGTCGGCCTCAAGCTGGCCGCATTAGTCATGGGAGGCGGAATCGAACAGGCTGCGGAATCGCTTCGGGCTTTTCCAACGGACGAGGTTCTGGTTGTGGATCAGCCCTTGCTGGAGGTTTATCAGCCGGAGCTTTACACCCAGGCTGTCGAGCAGGTCTGCAGCGAGATTAAGCCGGACTATCTGGTCATGGGGGAGACCTTCCAAAGCATTGACCTGGCGCCTCGGTTGGCTTTCGCACTGGATTCCGGGCTGGTTACCGGGTGTGTGGACCTGGAGTTCGATTCCGGCGAGACCCTTTTTATCAAACCGGTATACAGCGGCAACGTCATGGCCGCCTATGCGGTGGAAGGCGTCCCGCGGTTGGCGACTTTCCGTTCCAAGTCCTTTGAGCCGGCCAAGCCGGGGGAAAGCGCCCCGTCTCCCGTACGAAGCCTTGCAATATCCCTGGATCAAAGCAGCGTAAAGATTCAGGCCGTGGAGCAGGTGTTAAGCGGAAACGGGCACGCCCAGGGCTTGGAAAACGCGGAGATTGTGGTTTCGGGCGGCAGGGGGCTTGGCGGGCCCGAAGGTTTTGAAATTCTCCGGGAGCTTGCCGACCAACTGGGCGGCGCTTTGGGCGCCAGCAGGCCTCCCTGCGATCTGGGATGGATCGAGCCAAGCGCCCAGGTGGGCATCACTGGCGCCATTGTCGCTCCCGACCTGTACGTAGCCGTGGGCATATCCGGCTCCACCCAGCATGTGGGCGGTATGGAAGGCGCCAAGACCATCGTGGCCATCAACGATAAGGAAGACGCTCCGATTTTCAAGATTGCGGACTACGGAGTGGCGGGCGACTACAAAGAAGTGCTGCCTCAGCTTCTGGAAGGCTTGGGGCGGAGCAAATAA
- a CDS encoding electron transfer flavoprotein subunit beta/FixA family protein — MNIIVCMKQAPDPEGPRDSFCINVEDMKVEPKGIPPALSLFDENALEAALRIKDADKENVKITVLCMGKKVSSAVLLKALAAGADAAVMVQGAEYGVQDSFSTARALAAAVAKIGDYDLILCGRQASDSNAGQTGILLAYVLGIPAVSLAQKIVPDSAHALIERVLQGGYETVKAPLPCLAVVGNEAGELRYPAMKERRLAKKKPTSEWAMDDLALGGALSQKVTLKRLFAPTARTRACKFVAGDALAQVLREDQVI; from the coding sequence ATGAACATTATCGTTTGCATGAAACAGGCGCCCGATCCGGAAGGACCCAGGGACTCCTTTTGCATCAACGTAGAGGACATGAAGGTGGAGCCCAAAGGCATTCCGCCCGCCCTGTCCCTGTTTGACGAAAACGCCCTGGAAGCCGCCTTGCGCATCAAGGACGCGGATAAGGAAAACGTCAAAATCACGGTCTTGTGCATGGGGAAGAAGGTTTCCAGCGCCGTGCTGCTGAAAGCCCTGGCCGCAGGCGCGGACGCCGCTGTGATGGTCCAGGGGGCGGAGTACGGCGTTCAGGACAGCTTTTCCACGGCCCGGGCTTTGGCTGCAGCCGTGGCAAAGATCGGGGATTATGATTTGATTCTTTGCGGCCGGCAGGCCTCGGACAGCAACGCCGGGCAGACGGGGATCTTGCTGGCTTATGTTCTGGGAATTCCGGCAGTGAGCCTGGCTCAAAAGATTGTCCCTGATTCAGCTCATGCGCTGATCGAACGGGTTTTGCAGGGCGGCTATGAAACCGTCAAGGCGCCCCTGCCCTGCCTGGCAGTGGTGGGCAACGAGGCCGGGGAGCTGCGCTATCCCGCCATGAAAGAACGGCGTCTGGCCAAGAAAAAACCGACCTCCGAATGGGCCATGGACGACCTGGCTTTGGGTGGGGCGCTTTCCCAAAAAGTGACGCTGAAAAGGCTGTTTGCGCCGACGGCCAGAACCAGGGCGTGCAAATTCGTTGCAGGCGACGCTTTGGCTCAGGTTTTAAGGGAGGATCAGGTGATTTAA
- a CDS encoding AMP-binding protein, which yields MDIKREDMAGLFYTGGATGRSKGVMLAHFNLCYNALQMCHERQDPPHSAHVSPGGRHPFRDLDHKPGGLAPPIFWVAHTRSLTLFDKYM from the coding sequence ATGGATATAAAACGGGAGGACATGGCCGGCTTGTTTTACACCGGCGGCGCCACGGGACGCTCCAAGGGGGTTATGCTCGCGCATTTCAATTTATGTTACAACGCCCTGCAAATGTGCCACGAAAGACAGGATCCTCCACACAGCGCCCATGTTTCACCTGGCGGACGGCATCCATTCCGTGATCTCGACCACAAACCAGGCGGCCTTGCGCCGCCGATTTTTTGGGTAGCCCATACCCGCTCCTTGACGCTTTTTGATAAATACATGTAA
- a CDS encoding gamma-aminobutyraldehyde dehydrogenase, whose product MEKFDIRFLINGNMVLGEAEKSVLINPDNNEVITEVPCASIAQVDEAIQAANEAFPAWKRKSFADRAEILYKFADRIDQKAELLAKLESINCGKPYQRMLEDEMPAISDHFRFFAGASRCMSGSASGEYLEGFTSMIRRDPVGVVGQIAPWNYPLMMGAWKIAPALAAGNTVVFKPSECTPLTILALAEDIKELFPPGVLNVLTGKGSVVGKHLAAHDKVQMVSVTGSVGTGKQVLQSAASNVKRTHLELGGKAPVIAFDDCDIDDLVENMAMWGYYNAGQDCTAACRLYVQENIYQEVVDKLTDAVKNIHAEDIGPLISAEQRKIIQGFVERAKKVPHLKITAGGNAIDKGCYFEPTLIADALQDDEVVQEEVFGPVVSVTKFKDVDQAIEWANDCKYGLASSIWTKDIQKAHMVSSMLQFGVTWINTYFMYASEMPHGGFKMSGYGKDLSMYGLEDYTVVRHIMVKI is encoded by the coding sequence ATGGAAAAGTTTGACATCCGTTTTTTGATAAATGGAAATATGGTTTTGGGAGAGGCTGAAAAGTCTGTTCTTATAAATCCTGATAATAATGAAGTCATTACGGAGGTCCCCTGCGCGTCCATCGCTCAGGTGGATGAGGCGATTCAGGCGGCGAACGAGGCTTTCCCGGCATGGAAGCGGAAGTCTTTCGCCGACAGGGCCGAAATCCTGTACAAATTCGCGGATCGCATCGACCAAAAAGCGGAGCTTCTGGCCAAACTGGAATCCATCAACTGCGGCAAGCCTTATCAACGCATGCTGGAAGACGAAATGCCCGCCATTTCCGACCACTTCCGGTTTTTTGCAGGCGCCAGCCGTTGCATGTCAGGCAGCGCCTCCGGCGAGTACCTGGAAGGCTTCACCAGCATGATCCGGAGGGACCCGGTGGGCGTGGTCGGACAAATCGCCCCCTGGAACTACCCCTTGATGATGGGCGCCTGGAAAATCGCCCCCGCCCTGGCCGCCGGCAATACCGTGGTTTTCAAGCCATCCGAGTGCACTCCGTTGACCATTCTGGCCTTGGCGGAGGATATTAAAGAGCTTTTCCCCCCCGGCGTTCTCAATGTCCTCACGGGCAAGGGAAGCGTCGTGGGAAAGCATCTGGCCGCTCATGACAAGGTTCAAATGGTTTCGGTCACGGGGTCTGTAGGAACGGGGAAGCAGGTCTTGCAGTCCGCCGCATCCAATGTCAAACGCACCCATTTGGAACTGGGGGGCAAAGCGCCGGTCATCGCCTTTGACGACTGCGACATTGACGACCTGGTGGAAAACATGGCCATGTGGGGATATTACAATGCGGGCCAGGATTGCACCGCCGCCTGCCGCCTCTACGTCCAGGAAAATATTTACCAAGAGGTTGTGGACAAATTAACGGACGCGGTTAAAAACATCCATGCGGAGGATATCGGACCGCTCATCTCCGCGGAACAGCGGAAAATCATTCAGGGCTTTGTGGAAAGGGCCAAGAAGGTTCCCCATCTGAAAATCACCGCGGGCGGCAATGCCATCGACAAGGGATGCTACTTTGAACCCACCCTGATTGCGGACGCGCTTCAGGATGACGAGGTGGTTCAGGAGGAAGTCTTCGGACCGGTGGTTTCCGTCACCAAGTTCAAGGACGTGGATCAGGCCATTGAATGGGCCAACGACTGCAAATACGGCCTGGCTTCCTCCATCTGGACCAAGGATATTCAAAAGGCCCACATGGTGTCATCCATGCTTCAATTTGGAGTCACCTGGATCAACACCTATTTCATGTATGCATCCGAAATGCCCCATGGCGGGTTTAAAATGTCGGGATACGGAAAAGACCTCTCCATGTACGGCCTGGAAGACTATACGGTCGTCCGCCATATCATGGTAAAAATCTAA
- a CDS encoding aminotransferase codes for MNLAGKDKKHIIHPWSNLGSDAESMIIESGKGVHVFDSEGNKFLDSISGMWCVNLGYGNEEMAQAIADQCVKLAYYTPFGAMTSPPSIQLATELSALTPGDLNCFQFTNSGSTAVESAIRFVHYYFNCLGQPEKKHIIYRENAYHGSTYLAASLNGKRCDRSYFDYVTDIVHATSDPNPFKRPQGMSIEDFCDLRVNELRDKILEIGPDKVACFIAEPIMGSGGVIVPPPGYHKKTLDVCREYDVLYISDEVVTAFGRLGHYFASEEVFGIVPDIITVAKGISSGYQPLGAAIFSQKLVDRISGDSASENSYYTNGFTYSGHPVTCAAALKYLEIMKRDKLTDHVLEVGPYFMERLKTLKELSVVGDVRGHCLMACVECVVSDNEDENIAVAQRVDEFCQEKGLIVRPYENLCILSPPLIIEKKHADQIVDILRDSIASTMDEMGYS; via the coding sequence ATGAATCTTGCAGGAAAAGACAAAAAACACATCATCCATCCATGGTCGAATCTGGGAAGCGACGCCGAGTCCATGATCATTGAATCCGGGAAAGGGGTTCATGTTTTTGATAGTGAGGGTAACAAGTTCCTTGATTCCATCTCCGGCATGTGGTGCGTGAATCTCGGATACGGAAACGAGGAAATGGCGCAGGCCATAGCGGATCAATGCGTCAAACTGGCCTATTACACCCCCTTCGGCGCCATGACCAGTCCACCCTCCATCCAACTGGCGACGGAACTGAGCGCGTTGACGCCCGGCGACCTGAACTGCTTCCAGTTTACGAACAGCGGTTCCACCGCCGTGGAGTCGGCCATTCGGTTTGTCCATTACTATTTCAACTGCCTGGGCCAACCAGAAAAAAAGCACATTATTTATCGCGAAAACGCTTACCATGGCAGCACCTATCTGGCGGCTTCCCTAAACGGAAAAAGATGCGACCGGAGCTATTTCGATTATGTCACCGACATTGTTCACGCCACCTCCGACCCCAATCCCTTTAAAAGGCCCCAGGGGATGAGCATCGAGGATTTTTGCGACCTCAGGGTCAATGAATTAAGGGATAAGATTTTGGAGATCGGGCCGGATAAGGTCGCTTGCTTCATCGCAGAACCCATCATGGGCTCCGGCGGCGTGATCGTTCCTCCTCCCGGATATCATAAAAAGACTTTGGACGTGTGCAGGGAATACGATGTGCTGTACATCTCCGACGAGGTGGTGACCGCCTTTGGAAGGCTGGGGCACTATTTTGCTTCTGAAGAGGTTTTCGGAATCGTCCCGGACATCATCACCGTGGCGAAAGGAATCTCATCCGGGTATCAGCCCTTGGGCGCGGCTATTTTTTCCCAAAAGCTGGTCGACCGGATCAGCGGCGACTCCGCCAGCGAGAATTCCTATTATACCAATGGATTCACCTATTCCGGGCATCCGGTGACCTGCGCCGCCGCCCTGAAATATCTTGAAATCATGAAGCGCGATAAATTAACCGACCATGTCCTTGAGGTGGGCCCATATTTCATGGAGCGCCTGAAAACGCTTAAGGAGCTTTCCGTGGTCGGCGACGTCCGGGGCCATTGTTTAATGGCTTGCGTCGAATGCGTTGTGTCAGACAATGAAGATGAGAATATCGCAGTCGCCCAGCGCGTGGATGAGTTCTGCCAGGAAAAAGGGCTGATCGTCAGGCCGTACGAGAACTTGTGCATATTATCTCCCCCCTTGATCATCGAAAAAAAGCACGCCGACCAAATTGTGGATATTTTGAGGGACAGCATCGCATCGACAATGGACGAAATGGGATATTCATAA
- a CDS encoding diaminopimelate decarboxylase, with translation MIPQQNRLWWEREDLCYKDGNLVFSGKSAAGLINVTGTPAFFYSANRISQNLERLQEALSQLDSYQIYYAIKANRFAPILTHIKKTGLCGVDICSPNELLHAFSCGFTCSEISYTAHAMTNDELRLLADNPDVRLNCDSLSTIRRLGQFCSHRKIGIRVNPAMGIGYRDSETLRYSGDKTTKFGVYREQFEEALALASKHGLIVDTIHFHTGCGYLNNQLSIFDEILEATHWFTDKVKDLASVNLGGGLGVPHDEDDVNLDLDSWVSVINKHYGGKGLTVCVEPGDYVVKDSGILILEVNTVERKQQTDFIGVNGGFTLAIEPAFYGLPCEPVVLEQKTDKMKPVTIAGNINESLDVWKDNFPMPDQIKEGDLLAFINAGGYASSMMSNHCMRGQVSENIVF, from the coding sequence ATGATTCCTCAACAAAACCGTCTGTGGTGGGAGAGGGAGGACCTTTGTTACAAAGACGGGAATTTGGTTTTTTCAGGAAAATCCGCGGCCGGCCTAATCAACGTGACCGGGACGCCTGCTTTTTTTTACAGCGCAAACCGGATTTCGCAAAACCTTGAGCGATTGCAAGAAGCCCTGAGTCAGCTTGATTCTTATCAAATTTATTATGCGATCAAAGCGAACAGGTTCGCCCCTATCCTGACGCATATTAAAAAAACGGGGCTGTGCGGGGTGGACATATGCTCTCCCAATGAGCTGCTTCATGCTTTTTCCTGCGGCTTTACATGCAGTGAAATCTCGTACACCGCCCACGCAATGACCAATGACGAGCTAAGGCTGCTCGCCGATAATCCGGACGTGAGGTTGAATTGCGACTCTTTAAGCACTATCCGGCGCTTGGGACAGTTCTGCAGCCATCGGAAAATCGGCATCCGGGTCAACCCGGCCATGGGCATCGGTTACAGGGACAGCGAAACCCTTAGATACAGCGGAGACAAAACCACCAAGTTCGGCGTCTACAGGGAACAGTTCGAGGAAGCGCTGGCGCTGGCCTCCAAGCACGGCCTTATTGTGGATACCATCCATTTCCATACCGGATGCGGCTACCTGAATAACCAGTTATCCATCTTTGATGAGATCCTGGAAGCCACGCACTGGTTTACGGACAAAGTGAAAGACCTTGCCTCCGTCAATCTGGGCGGCGGGCTCGGGGTTCCCCATGATGAGGATGACGTGAACCTGGATCTGGACTCCTGGGTCTCTGTCATCAACAAGCATTACGGAGGCAAAGGGCTGACCGTTTGCGTGGAACCGGGGGACTATGTCGTCAAGGACAGCGGCATTCTGATTTTGGAGGTCAACACCGTCGAAAGAAAACAGCAGACCGATTTTATCGGAGTTAACGGCGGATTTACCCTGGCCATAGAGCCCGCCTTTTACGGATTGCCCTGCGAGCCGGTCGTCCTGGAGCAAAAGACGGACAAGATGAAACCCGTTACGATTGCCGGGAATATCAACGAGTCCCTGGATGTCTGGAAGGACAATTTCCCCATGCCGGATCAGATCAAGGAGGGAGACCTCCTTGCCTTTATTAATGCGGGCGGATACGCGTCATCCATGATGTCCAACCATTGCATGCGGGGACAGGTTTCTGAAAACATTGTATTTTAA
- a CDS encoding SET domain-containing protein codes for MIYPYELETGKGYPGEKDFTVNHCEIQGDGIYTKRPFKKGEMVARMTGIAVPYILQHTLQITPNLHLYDPHFSGLLLHSCDPLVCLDMNKLEIWALQDIDEGEALTMDYASTEDILFKQFPCACGSVNCRKWITGRKEPINEMGRKYLRDLERKCG; via the coding sequence ATGATCTATCCCTACGAGTTGGAAACAGGCAAAGGCTACCCCGGCGAAAAAGACTTCACGGTCAACCATTGCGAAATACAAGGAGACGGCATTTATACAAAACGCCCCTTTAAAAAAGGAGAGATGGTTGCAAGAATGACGGGGATCGCCGTGCCGTACATCCTTCAGCACACCCTTCAGATCACCCCGAATCTGCATCTTTACGACCCTCATTTTTCCGGGCTCTTGCTGCATTCGTGCGACCCGCTTGTGTGCCTGGACATGAACAAGCTCGAAATCTGGGCTTTGCAGGATATTGATGAAGGGGAAGCCCTGACAATGGATTACGCCTCCACGGAAGACATATTGTTCAAGCAATTTCCTTGCGCCTGCGGCTCCGTTAATTGCCGAAAATGGATAACCGGCCGCAAAGAGCCCATCAATGAAATGGGCCGGAAATACCTTCGAGATTTGGAAAGGAAGTGTGGATGA
- the metK gene encoding methionine adenosyltransferase, translating into MSKINAKHVFTSESVGSGHPDKICDQISDAIVDACLEKDPEGRVACETMAGYNLVANVGEITCNGWEEIDSEKIARQVVNEIGYDNESLLFWGDNFDYISRIHGQSPDISQGVTEGEGLYDEQGAGDQGMMFGYATAETPEMMPAPIAYSHRLLKTLEGMRQSKEIPYLRPDSKAQVSVGYKDGRPEFIKSVVVSHQTGEVPLEKIRKDLIEVVKNEFESTGLLKKDTEYFINPTGAFYLGGPYADAGLTGRKIIVDTYGGVGSHGGGAFSGKDPSKVDRSAAYYARYAAKNIVAAGLAKKCEIQVAYAIGVSKPVSINVDTYGTALIDESIIEMLVNDSDIFDFRPAAIIANLNLKTPKNWSYRMTSAYGHFGRDMFPWEQPDKVEALKKVSKVAKAA; encoded by the coding sequence ATGAGCAAGATCAACGCCAAACATGTATTTACGTCAGAGTCTGTGGGCAGCGGACATCCGGACAAAATCTGCGACCAAATTTCAGACGCCATCGTTGATGCATGTCTTGAAAAAGATCCCGAAGGCCGGGTGGCTTGTGAAACCATGGCCGGATATAATCTGGTGGCCAATGTGGGAGAGATTACATGCAATGGATGGGAAGAAATCGATTCGGAAAAAATCGCCAGACAGGTTGTCAATGAAATCGGATACGATAACGAAAGCCTTTTGTTTTGGGGCGACAATTTCGACTATATCAGCCGGATCCACGGCCAGTCGCCGGATATCTCCCAGGGCGTGACCGAGGGCGAAGGGCTCTATGACGAGCAGGGCGCCGGCGACCAGGGAATGATGTTCGGGTATGCAACCGCCGAAACGCCGGAAATGATGCCCGCCCCCATAGCCTATAGCCACAGGCTTCTCAAAACCCTGGAGGGCATGCGGCAATCCAAGGAAATTCCCTACCTCAGGCCCGACTCCAAAGCGCAGGTCTCGGTTGGCTATAAGGACGGCCGTCCGGAATTTATCAAATCCGTGGTGGTTTCCCACCAGACCGGCGAAGTTCCCCTGGAAAAAATTCGCAAGGACCTCATTGAAGTCGTCAAGAACGAGTTTGAATCCACCGGACTGCTGAAAAAAGATACCGAATACTTCATCAATCCCACGGGCGCCTTTTACCTGGGAGGCCCCTATGCGGACGCCGGGCTTACCGGTAGAAAAATCATCGTGGACACCTACGGCGGCGTGGGAAGCCATGGCGGCGGCGCTTTCTCGGGAAAAGACCCCTCCAAGGTGGATCGCTCGGCCGCCTATTACGCCCGGTATGCGGCGAAAAACATCGTCGCCGCGGGCCTGGCTAAGAAATGCGAAATTCAGGTCGCTTACGCCATTGGCGTTTCAAAACCCGTCTCCATCAATGTGGACACCTACGGAACGGCGCTGATCGACGAATCGATCATTGAAATGCTGGTCAACGACAGCGACATTTTCGATTTTCGTCCGGCGGCGATCATAGCCAACCTGAACCTGAAAACCCCGAAAAACTGGTCCTATCGCATGACCTCCGCATACGGCCATTTCGGCAGGGACATGTTCCCGTGGGAGCAGCCCGACAAAGTCGAAGCGCTGAAAAAGGTGAGTAAAGTGGCGAAAGCCGCTTAG